In a genomic window of Macaca nemestrina isolate mMacNem1 chromosome 18, mMacNem.hap1, whole genome shotgun sequence:
- the LOC105488873 gene encoding protein spire homolog 2 isoform X2 codes for MVVPLASSEAQTVQSLGFAIYRALDWGLDESEERELSPQLERLIDLMANNDSEDSGCGAADEGYGGPEEEEEAEGVPRSVRTFAQAMRLCAARLTDPRGAQAHYQAVCRALFVETLELRAFLARVREAKEMLQKLREDEPQVETPQAELNSLGHTDWARLWVQLMRELRHGVKLKKVQEQEFNPLPTEFQLTPFEMLMQDIRARNYKLRKVMVDGDIPPRVKKDAHELILDFIRSRPPLKQVSERRLRPLPPKQRSLHEKILEEIKQERRLRPVRGEGWAARGFGSLPCILNACSGDAKSTSCINLSVTDAGGSAQRPRPRVLLKAPTLAEMEEMNTSEEEESPCGEVMLKRDRSFSEHDLAQLRSEVASGLQSATQPPGGTEPPRPRAGSARVWRPGSRDQGTCPASVSDSSHPLLSNRGSSVDRPEASMTPDAKHLWLEFSHPVESLALTVEEVMDVRRVLVKAEMEKFLQNKELFSSLKKGKICCCCRAKFPLFSWPPTCLFCKRAVCTSCSIKMKMPSKKFGHIPVYTLGFESPPRVSAAKATPTQRRDIFQSLQGPQWQSVEEAFPHIYAHGCVLKDVCSECTSFVADVVRSSRKSVDVLNTTPRRSRQTQSLYIPDTRTLDFK; via the exons ACCGTGCAGTCCCTGGGCTTCGCCATCTACCGCGCGCTGGACTGGGGGCTGGACGAGAGCGAGGAGCGCGAACTCAGCCCGCAGCTGGAGCGGCTCATCGACCTCATGGCCAACAACGACAGCGAGGACAGCGGCTGCGGTGCCGCCGATGAGGGCTACGGGGGTcccgaggaggaggaggaggccgaGGGCGTCCCCCGCAGTGTGCGCACCTTTGCCCAGGCCATGCGGCTGTGCGCGGCGCGGCTGACCGACCCCCGGGGCGCCCAGGCGCATTACCAGGCCGTGTGCCGCGCGCTCTTCGTGGAGACGCTGGAGCTGCGGGCCTTCCTGGCCAGGGtccgggaggccaaggag ATGCTGCAGAAGCTTCGAGAGGATGAGCCGCAGGTGGAGACGCCACAGGCAGAGCTGAACAGCCTGGGTCACACAGACTGG GCCCGGCTGTGGGTTCAGCTCATGCGGGAGCTCCGCCACGGAGTGAAGCTGAAGAAGGTGCAGGAGCAGGAGTTCAACCCCCTCCCCACCGAGTTCCAGCTCACGCCCTTCGAGATGCTAATGCAGGACATCCGGGCCCGGAACTACAAGCTCCGCAAGGTCATG GTGGATGGGGACATCCCGCCCCGGGTGAAGAAGGACGCTCACGAGCTCATCCTGGACTTCATCCGCTCACGGCCTCCACTGAAGCAG GTCTCTGAGAGGCGGCTGCGCCCGTTGCCACCAAAGCAGAGGTCCCTGCATGAGAAGATCCTGGAGGAGATCAAGCAGGAGCGGAGGTTGCGCCCAGTGCGGGGCGAGGGCTGGGCTGCCCGCG GGTTTGGGTCTCTGCCCTGCATCCTCAACGCCTGCTCTGGAGATGCCAAGTCCACCTCCTGCATCAACCTGTCGGTCACAGATGCTGGGGGCAGTGCCCAGCGCCCGCGGCCCCGTGTGCTGCTCAAGGCGCCCACCTTGGCGGAGATGGAGGAAATGAACACATCTGAG GAAGAAGAGTCTCCCTGTGGAGAGGTGATGCTGAAACGGGACCGCTCCTTCTCAGAGCATGACCTGGCCCAGCTCCGAAGTGAGGTGGCCTCTGGCCTGCAGTCTGCCACCCAGCCCCCAGGAGGGACGGAGCCACCACGGCCCCGAGCTGGCAGCGCGCGTGTGTGGAGGCCCGGCTCCCGAGACCAGG GTACCTGTCCTGCGAGCGTCTCTGACTCCAGCCACCCCCTACTCAGCAACCGGGGCTCCTCGGTGGACAGACCCGAGGCCTCCATGACCCCCGATGCCAAACACCTGTGGCTG GAGTTCAGCCACCCCGTGGAGAGCCTCGCGCTGACCGTGGAAGAGGTGATGGACGTGCGCCGTGTGCTGGTGAAGGCCGAGATGGAGAAGTTTTTGCAGAACAAGGAGCTCTTCAGCAGTCTGAAGAAGGGGAAG ATTTGCTGCTGCTGCCGGGCCAAGTTCCCGCTGTTCTCGTGGCCGCCCACCTGTCTCTTCTGCAAGAG AGCTGTCTGCACTTCCTGTAGCATAAAG ATGAAGATGCCTTCTAAGAAGTTTGGACACATCCCTGTCTACACACTGGGCTTTGAGAGTCCTCCGAGGGTATCAGCCGCCAAAGCCACGCCGACCCAGAGGAGAGACATTTTTCA ATCTCTGCAAGGGCCACAGTGGCAGAGCGTGGAGGAGGCGTTCCCCCACATCTACGCCCACGGCTGTGTCCTGAAGGATGTCTGCAGTGAGTGCACCAGCTTTGTGGCTGACGTGGTGCGTTCCAGCCGCAAGAGCGTGGACGTCCTCAACACTACGCCACGACGCAGTCGCCAGACCCAATCCCTCTACATCCCTGACACCAggactcttgacttcaagtga